Proteins found in one Herbiconiux sp. A18JL235 genomic segment:
- a CDS encoding nitroreductase/quinone reductase family protein: MSDFNERIVEEFRANGGTVTTAGFGDKLVLLHTTGAKTGAARISPVMGFPEPDGWLVVASKAGAPDNPAWYANLVAHPDATVEAPAGDGIETVEVTARALSGDEYATAWKRVVADAPGFDDYRVKAANRTIPVLMLTRRG; this comes from the coding sequence ATGAGCGATTTCAACGAGCGCATCGTCGAGGAGTTCCGTGCCAACGGGGGCACGGTCACCACCGCCGGATTCGGCGACAAGCTGGTGCTGCTGCACACCACGGGCGCGAAGACGGGCGCCGCGCGCATCAGCCCCGTGATGGGCTTTCCCGAGCCCGACGGCTGGCTCGTCGTGGCCTCGAAGGCCGGCGCGCCCGACAACCCCGCCTGGTACGCGAACCTGGTCGCGCATCCGGATGCCACGGTCGAAGCGCCCGCCGGCGACGGCATCGAGACGGTCGAGGTCACGGCCCGAGCGCTGTCGGGAGACGAGTACGCCACGGCCTGGAAACGGGTGGTCGCCGACGCCCCCGGCTTCGACGACTACCGGGTGAAGGCGGCGAACCGCACCATCCCGGTGCTGATGCTCACGCGTCGCGGCTGA
- a CDS encoding GNAT family N-acetyltransferase yields MAREFEHDAERRRYTLKVDGALVSAVDYVANEGTVSFTHTFTDPKQRGHGYAGEIVAYAVDDVEQTTDARIIPMCWYVGKWFDEHPERASLLNR; encoded by the coding sequence ATGGCACGCGAATTCGAGCACGACGCCGAGCGGCGCCGCTACACCCTCAAGGTCGACGGGGCGCTCGTGAGCGCCGTCGACTACGTCGCGAACGAGGGGACCGTCTCGTTCACCCACACCTTCACCGACCCGAAGCAGCGCGGGCACGGCTACGCCGGCGAGATCGTCGCCTACGCCGTCGACGACGTCGAGCAGACGACGGATGCGCGCATCATCCCCATGTGCTGGTACGTCGGCAAGTGGTTCGACGAGCATCCGGAGCGCGCATCCCTCCTCAACCGCTGA